A genomic window from Purpureocillium takamizusanense chromosome 2, complete sequence includes:
- a CDS encoding Tripeptidyl-peptidase I (SECRETED:SignalP(1-17~SECRETED:cutsite=VLS-AP~SECRETED:prob=0.4341)~COG:O~antiSMASH:Cluster_2.1~MEROPS:MER0005329~EggNog:ENOG503NX98): MMRNLVLLSALSACVLSAPASYGPHVLHQKRSEEWHYDAWVKREAADPTTKVPVSIALKQRNLERGMDLLMEVSDPTHGSGKYGQWYTREQIMDLFAPSDDSVAAVKDWLVRSGVAKSSIVVPKTKGWVHFDSTVGQLESLTQADYHIYSHVSTRDEDHIGTEEYSLPKAVQEHVDFIVPGTAFGRLGSGKGLHRRKSSRGPGGSPIEMPMPPEIEMTNPGDCSRKITPECLRAMYKIPMGKTAHPNNRLGIFESEGQLYGQTDMNRFLETLAPYVPQNFTPDI; the protein is encoded by the exons atgatgcGCAACTTGGTTCTTCTCAGCGCGCTATCTGCCTGCGTGCTGAGTGCACCCGCCTCGTATGGACCACACGTGCTGCACCAAAAGCGAAGTGAGGAATGGCACTACGATGCGTGGGTCAAACGAGAGGCCGCGGACCCTACCACCAAGGTCCCGGTCAGCATCGCCCTCAAGCAGCGCAACCTGGAGCGGGGAATGGACCTCCTCATGGAAGT GTCCGATCCGACTCACGGGTCGGGCAAATATGGCCAGTGGTACACGCGCGAACAGATTATGGACCTTTTTGCACCGTCGGATGACTCGGTCGCTGCGGTGAAGGATTGGCTTGTTCGCTCCGGGGTGGCCAAAAGTTCCATCGTCGTGCCCAAGACCAAGGGCTGGGTCCATTTCGACTCGACCGTTGGTCAACTTGAGTCGCTCACCCAGGCCGACTACCATATATACAGCCACGTATCGACCCGTGACGAGGATCACATTGGCACCGAAGAGTACTCCCTACCGAAAGCAGTCCAGGAACACGTCGACTTCATCGTGCCGGGCACCGCCTTCGGGCGGCTCGGCTCTGGAAAGGGTCTGCATCGTCGGAAGAGCAGCAGAGGTCCGGGCGGTTCGCCGATAgagatgccgatgccgccagAGATTGAAATGACTAATCCCG GCGACTGCTCCCGCAAAATTACGCCTGAATGCCTGCGGGCCATGTACAAGATCCCCATGGGGAAGACGGCGCATCCAAACAACAGGCTTGGCATCTTCGAGAGCGAGGGTCAGCTCTATGGGCAAACTGATATGAATCGATTTCTGGAGACGCTCGCCCCATATGTTCCACAGAACTTTACCCCAGATATCTAG
- a CDS encoding Tripeptidyl-peptidase I (MEROPS:MER0005329~COG:O~EggNog:ENOG503NX98~antiSMASH:Cluster_2.1), whose amino-acid sequence MLDFEMAVPLIYPQNTVLYMVPDSGPNKPGIWNPFLDALDASYCNYSAHGYTGDTPEIDGTFSRQDCGTVPRTNVISISYGSTEPWYPAKYLMRQCDEWMKLALQGTTILVASGDDGVADPSRECMGANHTIFMPDSTCDCPYITAVGSTYLPLHRRPGNDEVATDVFSSGGGFSNIYTTPRYQSKAVRHYLTKYPPSFPSYRTSNGRVPQDGGVFNRNGRAYPDLSAAGLNGQVIRRGKWVLSGGTSMSAPIIGAIFTLINEDRLTAGKTPIGFVNPVLYQNPDMFNDILVGSQARGGPTDKGCGDNGGFRCQEGWDPVTGMGTPDYKAMHEVFMRLP is encoded by the exons ATGCTAGACTTTGAGATGGCCGTGCCTCTCATCTACCCGCAGAACACCGTCTTATACATGGTCCCCGATTCCGGTCCCAATAAACCAGGCATCTGGAACCCCTTCCTGGACGCGCTAGATGCCAGCTATTGTAATTACAGCGCGCACGGCTACACGGGAGATACGCCAGAGATTGACGGGACTTTTTCTCGGCAAGATTGCGGCACCGTTCCGCGGACAAACGTCATCTCCATCTCATACGGCTCGACGGAGCCTTGGTACCCGGCAAA GTATCTGATGAGACAGTGCGACGAGTGGATGAAGCTGGCGCTCCAGGGCACGACCATACTGGTAgcgagcggcgacgatggcgtggcGGATCCCTCGCGGGAGTGCATGGGGGCAAACCACACCATCTTCATGCCGGACTCGACATGCGACTGTCCTTACATAACGGCCGTCGGAAGCACCTACTTGCCGCTACACAGGCGCCCGGGAAACGATGAAGTAGCGACTGATGTGTTCTCCTCTGGCGGCGGATTTAGCAACATCTACACGACGCCGAGGTACCAGAGCAAAGCCGTACGGCACTACCTCACCAAGTATCCGCCGTCTTTCCCGTCTTATAGGACTTCCAACGGCCGCGTGCCGCAGGATGGCGGTGTTTTCAACCGCAATGGCCGTGCGTATCCGGACCTCTCTGCGGCTGGGCTGAATGGGCAGGTTATAAGGCGTGGAAAGTGGGTGCTGTCCGGAGGGACGTCCATGTCCGCGCCCATCATCGGTGCCATCTTTACCCTCATCAACGAGGATCGACTTACTGCTGGCAAGACCCCGATCGGCTTCGTCAATCCCGTGCTGTACCAGAACCCGGACATGTTCAATGACATTCTGGTGGGGTcgcaggcgcgcggcgggccgacaGACAAGGGGTGCGGCGACAATGGAGGGTTCCGCTGTCAGGAGGGCTGGGATCCCGTCACGGGCATGGGGACGCCCGATTACAAGGCGATGCACGAGGTGTTCATGCGACTTCCGTAA
- a CDS encoding uncharacterized protein (SECRETED:SignalP(1-22~SECRETED:cutsite=AAA-AP~SECRETED:prob=0.7044)~EggNog:ENOG503P2GC~COG:S~antiSMASH:Cluster_2.1) → MGAKFVSFISSAILAFSSLAAAAPQHRDNGSTSRLSLTAQLQLADTAAQRYSLLPDDKNFTFSFNQSEAPFANRQSFPALVGTGGSMAIAEFPPCSIGFLHLHPRAAELFVVVSGHVHTEMVPEAGVVDGSGKQRVIRTELGPKQMTFFPMGSFHTQVNPECEPAMAMASFPSEDSGASAVVGQTFALNDNIIESAFGQSIQGQDIDKVRHALPQGMVTKVESCLAKCGLKKRAL, encoded by the exons ATGGGTGCCAAATTTGTCTCTTTCATCTCTTCGGCCATTTTGGCCTTTTCTTCTCTGGCAGCGGCTGCTCCTCAGCATAGGGACAACGGGTCTACATCCAGGCTCAGCCTCACCGCACAACTGCAACTTGCGGATAC CGCGGCTCAGCGTTATAGTCTCCTTCCGGATGACAAGAATTTCACCTTTTCCTTCAACCAGAGCGAAGCTCCGTTCGCCAATCGCCAGTCTTTCCCTGCTCTGGTTGGCACTGGCGGCAGCATGGCCATTGCGGAATTTCCTC CATGCAGCATTGGCTTTCTTCACCTCCAtcctcgcgccgccgaaCTCTTCGTTGTGGTCTCCGGCCACGTCCACACCGAAATGGTCCCCGAGGCAGGCGTCGTGGATGGCTCCGGCAAGCAGCGCGTCATTCGTACCGAGCTGGGCCCAAAGCAGATGACGTTCTTCCCGATGGGCTCGTTCCACACGCAGGTGAATCCAGAGTGTGAGCCGGCAATGGCCATGGCATCCTTTCCTTCAGAGGACAGCGGCGCCAGTGCAGTCGTGGGCCAGACTTTTGCTCTGAACGACAACATCATCGAATCTGCTTTCGGCCAGAGCATTCAGGGACAGGACATTGACAAAGTGCGACATGCTCTTCCTCAGGGGATGGTTACCAAGGTGGAGTCGTGCCTGGCCAAGTGCGGTCTGAAGAAGCGGGCTCTTTGA
- a CDS encoding uncharacterized protein (COG:S~EggNog:ENOG503NY1G~antiSMASH:Cluster_2.1~SMCOG1039:aldo/keto reductase family oxidoreductase): MSSKRTLQDTLTMTNSVKIPQLGFGVYKSPEAVCARSCDTALDVGYRHIDTAQFYGNETQVGQAVQRSAMPREHVFITTKVLVAEDSVEATLRKCLDSVAKLDPDSGYVDLFLIHSPNSGAVKRKIMWQALEKLYESGKARSIGVSNFGIKHIEELKEFATVWPPHVNQIELHPWMQQREIVEYCHNHGIVVEAYAPLVRNLKADDPTLFKIAEKHSVSPNQVLVRYSLQKGWVPLPKSDTPERIAANANVFGFSLSDEDMAALDGLDQGPAGAIVQAVDN, encoded by the exons ATGTCCTCCAAGCGAACCCTCCAAGACACGCTCACCATGACCAACTCGGTCAAGATCCCGcagctcggcttcggcgtGTACAAGTCCCCCGAGGCCGTGTGCGCCCGGTCCTGCGacaccgccctcgacgtcggaTACCGCCACATCGACACGGCGCAATTCTACGGCAACGAGACGCAGGTCGGGCAGGCGGTACAGCGCTCGGCCATGCCGCGCGAGCACGTCTTCATTACGACAAAGGTGCTCGTGGCCGAGGACTCGGTCGAGGCGACGCTGAGAAAATGCCTTGACAGCGTCGCAAAGCTCGACCCGGATAGCGGTTACGTCGACCTGTTCCTCATCCATAGCCCCAACTCGGGCGCTGTGAAGAGGAAGATTATGTGGCAGGCACTCGAGAAGCTGTACGAGTCGGGAAAGGCGAGGAGCATCGGCGTGAGCAATTTTGGGATCAAGCAcatcgaggagctcaaggagttTGCTACAGTGTGGCCACCGCACGTGAACCAGATTGAG CTCCACCCCTGGATGCAGCAACGAGAAATCGTCGAATATTGCCACAATCACGGCATCGTTGTCGAGGCATACGCCCCCCTCGTGCGCAACTTGAAAGCCGACGACCCGACACTCTTCAAGATAGCCGAGAAGCATTCCGTCTCTCCTAACCAGGTTCTGGTCCGCTACAGCCTCCAAAAGGGATGGGTGCCCCTACCCAAGAGCGACACACCGGAGCGCATAGCCGCGAATGCCAACGTCTTCGGCTTCTCActcagcgacgaggacatggctgCTCTGGACGGCCTTGACCAGGGTCCCGCGGGCGCCATCGTGCAAGCCGTCGACAATTGA
- a CDS encoding putative NRPS-like protein biosynthetic cluster (antiSMASH:Cluster_2.1~COG:Q~EggNog:ENOG503NW19~TransMembrane:1 (o701-719i)~SMCOG1002:AMP-dependent synthetase and ligase), with translation MEPAKPNYFTCTLGEAALAECHGDAGPPFSSIIDVVDQQAQRRPDEPAVGFARFHNGVQQASPSSSTDGPVTYGDLHRLSLGAARALTTSIGERVKTAGEVVGLLCGSSLEFVLTWLGLMRLGHPVLLLAPQLEPRAIKHLCHQLDARILVRDDLHEATAAKIGSSGIEVLGVPPYHPNGYSSSSGVSPMMQSAALAEPAFYFHTSGTSSGLASPVPQRHSMAGALPRLHEPACQSATFSTTPLYHGGLADCLRAWASGAMIWLFPDGECPLTARNITQAVDSARRKSVVPVTLFSSVPYVLEMLAEDADGLRLLASMDLVGVGGAALSVAIGDKLVRSGVNLLSRFGSAECGFLLSSHREYTADKEWDYLRVRVDADYLRFEPRESDGLWELIVQPRWPFRSKTNREDGSYATSDLFERHPHNANAWRYHSRADAQITLANGKKFDPSPMEAGMQSATPLLREVYVFGSGEPCAGALLFPQSGATSQSVLLAAVRDATRCLNAGVPGHARIEESMLVVVPSADGENQQVPKSSKGSFLRHQANVKFAALIEGAYAALPAEQAAASPVHVQDGDLLSVVADCFHRVMHRSVDPDRDLYQQGVDSIACIQIRKLMEAKKLVPSQHAALPLNVIYDQGTVTGLVAHLQRLRHEDQPGDRAGDDDDGDQLLCMMKSLASRHRLAPNVLRSSAAYMSSRDSSANAVLLTGATGFLGAHLLALLRQRQDVARIYCLVRASTKHEARDRVSACQVHRGFPTLPPPRGADDDDDEQPGAHCQQVVCLPFDLAKPHLGLAAGDTQMMLKEVTLILHSAWPVNFNLPLTSFGDQLSCLSELLALAVQSHARFCFVSSVAAVSSTDASHIAETISNDPLHAAPLGYARSKWVAERMCAEANCMLAQQQQQQQQQ, from the exons ATGGAGCCCGCGAAGCCAAACTACTTCACCTGCACGCTCGGCGAGGCAGCCCTGGCAGAGTGCCATGGTGACGCGGGGCCGCCATTCTCGTCCATCATCGACGTGGTGGACCAGCAGGCAcagcgccgccccgacgaaCCAGCCGTTGGGTTTGCCAGGTTTCACAACGGCGTACAACAAG catcaccatcatcgtcaaccGACGGCCCAGTGACATATGGGGACCTGCACCGGCTATCGTTGGGCGCGGCCCGCGCGCTCACGACTAGCATTGGCGAGAGggtgaagacggcggggGAAGTTGTGGGATTGCTCTGTGGGAGCAGCCTCGAGTTTGTCTTGACGTGGCTCGGGTTGATGCGGCTGGGCCATCCCGTCTTGCTCCTCGC TCCACAGCTAGAGCCCCGGGCCATTAAACACTTGTGCCACCAGCTCGACGCGCGCATTCTGGTCCGCGATGACCTACatgaggcgacggcggccaagatTGGTAGTAGCGGGATCGAGGTCCTTGGAGTTCCCCCATACCACCCCAACGGCTACTCTTCTTCCAGCGGTGTGTCCCCGATGATGCAGAgcgcggcgctggccgaACCGGCCTTTTACTTCCACACGTCGGGCACCTCCAGCGGCCTGGCGTCGCCGGTGCCGCAGAGACACTCCATGGCGGGAGCCCTCCCGCGCCTCCACGAACCAGCTTGCCAGTCGGCGACTTTCTCGACAACGCCGCTGTATcatggcggccttgcggACTGTCTCAGAGCCTGGGCGAGCGGGGCGATGATATGGCTCTTTCCCGACGGCGAATGCCCATTGACGGCCCGGAACATCACGCAGGCTGTCGACTCGGCGCGCCGGAAGAGTGTCGTCCCCGTGACGCTGTTCTCTTCGGTCCCCTATGTCCTCGAGATGCTTGCCGAGGACGCAGAcggcctccgcctcctcgcgtCCATGGAcctggtcggcgtcggcggcgcggccctgTCGGTCGCCATCGGGGACAAGCTCGTGCGCTCGGGCGTCAATCTGCTGTCGCGCTTCGGCAGCGCCGAGTGTGGCTTCTTGCTCTCGTCGCATCGCGAGTACACGGCGGACAAGGAATGGGACTATCTCCGGGTCCGGGTGGATGCCGACTACCTGCGCTTCGAGCCCCGGGAGAGCGACGGCCTGTGGGAACTCATCGTCCAGCCACGATGGCCGTTTAGGAGTAAGACGAATCGAGAGGACGGCTCGTACGCTACGTCTGACCTCTTCGAGCGGCATCCGCACAATGCAAACGCCTGGCGGTACCACAGCCGGGCAGACGCCCAGATCACcctcgccaacggcaagaAGTTCGACCCCTCGCCGATGGAAGCGGGAATGCAgtccgcgacgccgctcTTGCGCGAGGTATATGTCTTCGGATCGGGCGAGCCGTGCGCGGGAGCCTTGCTGTTTCCCCAGTCGGGCGCTACCTCGCAGTCTGTCCTGTTGGCCGCAGTTCGTGATGCGACTCGCTGCCTCAATGCCGGCGTTCCCGGGCACGCACGAATCGAGGAGTCAATGCTGGTCGTGGTGCCGAGCGCTGACGGGGAGAACCAGCAGGTGCCCAAGAGCAGCAAGGGCTCGTTCTTGCGCCATCAAGCCAATGTCAAGTTTGCGGCTCTCATAGAGGGCGCGTATGCGGCTTTGCCAGCTGAGCAggcggccgcatcgccggTGCATGTCCAAGATGGCGACCTGCTGTCTGTTGTAGCCGACTGTTTCCATCGTGTCATGCACCGTTCTGTCGACCCCGACAGGGACTTGTACCAGCAAGGCGTGGATTCAATCGCCTGCATTCAGATCCGGAAGCTGATGGAGGCGAAGAAGCTGGTGCCGTCGCAGCACGCCGCGCTCCCTCTCAACGTCATCTACGACCAGGGCACAGTCACTGGCTTGGTTGCACATCTGCAGCGTCTTCGTCATGAAGACCAGCCGGGCGATAgggcgggagacgacgacgacggcgaccagcTGTTGTGCATGATGAAGTCGCTTGCGAGTCGGCATAGGTTGGCACCCAACGTCCTCCGTAGCTCAGCAGCGTACATGTCGTCGCGAGACTCCTCCGCCAATGCCGTCTTGCTAACCGGAGCGACTGGCTTTCTCGGGGCACATCTTCTTGCCCTTTTGCGTCAGCGGCAGGACGTGGCCAGGATCTACTGCCTTGTCAGAGCATCGACCAAgcacgaggcgcgcgacAGGGTGTCTGCATGCCAGGTGCACCGTGGCTTTCCtaccctgccgccgccgcggggtgctgatgatgatgatgatgagcagcCCGGCGCACATTGCCAGCAGGTGGTTTGCCTGCCGTTCGACTTGGCGAAGCCACATCTGGGACTGGCAGCGGGAGACACGCAAATGATGCTCAAGGAGGTCACGCTCATCCTCCACAGCGCCTGGCCGGTCAACTTCAACCTACCTCTGACATCGTTTGGGGATCAGCTCTCGTGTCTTTcggagctgctggcgctggcggtccAGAGCCATGCGCGCTTCTGTTTCGTCAgctccgtggcggcggtgagctCGACGGACGCGTCTCACATCGCGGAAACGATCTCCAACGACCCATTGCACGCAGCGCCCCTGGGATACGCCAGATCCAAATGGGTTGCGGAAAGGATGTGCGCGGAAGCGAACTGCATGCTGgcccaacaacaacaacaacaacaacaacaataa